The following are encoded together in the Bos javanicus breed banteng chromosome X, ARS-OSU_banteng_1.0, whole genome shotgun sequence genome:
- the LOC133242676 gene encoding melanoma-associated antigen B17-like, protein MSLSVLQVPSLPAFLPALPLAVADLLSPCLGGTRTSHVPPGNATRSRRDTQEAQASAAAAPKEERPSSPSSAPQGSPPSSPAGDHQELQGAMAPSSPDAQPSCAASDEGVQGPEEESAGASQEAPATQSTHKDPLARKARILVEFLLEKYTKKEPITQNALMKIVSRKYRQHFSEILSTAREHMELVFGLEMKEVDRRGNIYTLISKVNLGGNDCPSDWGVASKSGLIMVLLGVIFMNGNRATENEIWEFLSMLGIYAGRSYWIFGEPRRLITKNLVQKEYLNYRRVPNSDPPRYKFLWGPRACAETS, encoded by the coding sequence ATGTCCTTGTCTGTCCTCCAGGTGCCCTCCTTGCCTGCTTTCCTGCCCGCACTCCCACTTGCGGTCGCTGACCTGCTGTCACCATGCCTCGGAGGCACAAGAACAAGTCACGTGCCCCCGGGAAATGCCACCAGGTCCAGGAGGGACACTCAGGAGGCCCAGGCCAGTGCTGCTGCAGCCCCAAAGGAGGAgcgcccctcctccccctcttctGCCCCTCAGGGTTCTCCCCCGAGCTCCCCTGCTGGAGATCACCAGGAGCTTCAGGGAGCCATGGCCCCTAGCTCTCCTGATGCACAGCCTTCATGTGCAGCATCTGATGAAGGTGTCCAAGGCCCCGAGGAAGAAAGTGCAGGTGCCTCCCAGGAAGCCCCTGCCACTCAGAGCACTCACAAAGATCCTCTGGCCAGGAAGGCCAGGATACTGGTGGAGTTCCTGCTGGAGAAGTACACCAAGAAGGAGCCCATCACGCAGAATGCCCTGATGAAAATCGTCAGCAGGAAGTACAGGCAGCACTTCTCTGAGATCCTCAGTACAGCCCGTGAGCACATGGAGCTGGTCTTTGGCCTGGAGATGAAGGAAGTCGACCGTAGAGGGAACATCTACACCCTCATCAGCAAGGTCAACCTCGGGGGAAACGATTGTCCAAGTGATTGGGGGGTGGCCTCCAAGTCTGGTCTCATCATGGTGCTCCTGGGGGTCATCTTCATGAATGGTAACCGTGCCACAGAGAATGAGATCTGGGAATTCCTCAGTATGTTGGGGATCTATGCTGGGAGGAGTTACTGGATCTTTGGGGAGCCTAGAAGGCTCATCACCAAAAATCTGGTGCAGAAGGAGTACCTGAACTACCGCCGGGTGCCCAATAGTGATCCTCCACGCTACAAGTTCCTGTGGGGCCCGAGAGCTTGTGCTGAGACCAGTTAA